The following are encoded together in the Halopseudomonas salegens genome:
- the rmf gene encoding ribosome modulation factor — translation MRRLKRDPMERAFQRGYQHGVQGKSRDTCPFSNPEVRQNWMNGWREGRTDNWDGLRGISGVHRLNEMHAVG, via the coding sequence ATGCGAAGACTCAAGCGTGATCCGATGGAACGAGCATTTCAACGCGGTTATCAACATGGTGTTCAGGGCAAGTCCCGTGATACCTGCCCTTTCAGTAACCCAGAGGTCAGACAGAACTGGATGAATGGTTGGCGCGAAGGCCGAACCGATAATTGGGATGGCCTCAGAGGCATTTCCGGCGTGCACCGATTGAACGAGATGCACGCGGTAGGTTAA